In Kryptolebias marmoratus isolate JLee-2015 linkage group LG4, ASM164957v2, whole genome shotgun sequence, the following proteins share a genomic window:
- the bysl gene encoding bystin isoform X1 has protein sequence MPKVKRSKGGEKNGGGGSAAVPLADQILQADTIRARGRVKGSDSRAESEDMYVDERLSRKILQQARIQQEELQTEYGLAPEKKKAPVTVLGKGPDSQDADSDEEWPALGEAGAGDGDAECDAEVNVDPNDEKAIEMFMSKNPPLRRTLADIIMEKITEKQTEVGTVMSEVSGRPMPQLDPRIIEVYRGVSKVLSKYRSGKLPKAFKIIPALSNWEQVLYLTEPETWSAAAMYQATRIFSSNLKERMAQRFYNLVLLPRVRDDIAEYKRLNFHLYSALKKALFKPGAWFKGILIPLCESGTCTLREAIIIGSILTKCSIPVLHSSAAMLKLAEMEYNGANSIFLRLLLDKKYALPFRVLDALVAHFLSFRSEKRALPVLWHQSLLTLAQRYKADLASEQKAALLELLKIQTHPQVSAEIRRELQNSESRDIEIGLPVTFEMD, from the exons ATGCCGAAAGTAAAAAGATCCAAAGGCGGAGAGAAGAACGGCGGCGGGGGATCAGCGGCAGTGCCGCTGGCCGACCAGATCCTCCAGGCGGACACGATCCGAGCCCGAGGCCGCGTGAAGGGCAGCGACAGCCGGGCAGAGAGCGAGGACATGTACGTAGACGAGCGCCTGTCAAGGAAAATCCTACAGCAGGCCAGGATCCAACAAGAGGAGCTGCAGACGGAGTATGGCCTGGCACCCGAGAAGAAGAAGGCGCCGGTTACTGTTCTGGGTAAAG GTCCGGACTCTCAGGACGCGGACTCAGATGAAGAATGGCCGGCCCTGGGAGAAGCAGGCGCTGGTGACGGCGATGCCGAGTGCGACGCCGAAGTCAACGTAGACCCCAACGACGAGAAGGCCATCGAGATGTTCATGAGTAAAAACCCTCCACTGAG GCGGACCTTAGCTGACATCATCATGGAGAAGATCACGGAGAAGCAGACCGAAGTAGGAACGGTGATGTCGGAGGTGTCGGGGCGCCCGATGCCCCAGCTGGACCCGAGAATAATCGAGGTGTACAGAGGTGTCAGTAAG gttttgtcGAAGTATCGCAGCGGTAAACTGCCAAAGGCCTTTAAAATAATCCCAGCACTTTCAAACTGGGAGCAGGTTTTGTATTTGACGGAGCCTGAAACCTGGTCTGCGGCCGCCATGTACCAGGCGACGAG AATCTTCTCCTCTAATCTGAAGGAGCGAATGGCTCAGAGGTTTTACAACCTGGTGCTGCTGCCCCGAGTGCGGGACGACATCGCAGAGTACAAGCGGCTAAACTTTCACCTCTACAGCGCCCTGAAGAAGGCCTTGTTCAAACCAGGAGCCTGGTTTAAAG GCATCCTGATTCCGTTATGCGAGTCTGGAACGTGCACCCTGAGGGAAGCCATCATCATCGGGAGCATACTCACTAAATGCTCCATCCCAGTGCTGCACTCTAG CGCGGCGATGCTGAAGTTGGCAGAGATGGAGTACAATGGCGCCAACAGCATCTTCCTGCGCCTCTTGCTGGACAAGAAGTACGCCTTGCCTTTCCGTGTCCTGGACGCCCTGGTGGCTCACTTCCTGTCCTTCCGCAGCGAAAAGCGCGCCCTTCCTGTGCTGTGGCACCAGAGCCTGCTCACCCTGGCCCAGCGCTACAAGGCCGACCTGGCCTCCGAGCAGAAGGCAGcgctgctggagctgctcaAGATACAAACGCACCCTCAGGTTTCAGCGGAGATCCGCAGAGAGCTGCAGAACTCCGAGTCACGAGATATTGAAATCGGGCTCCCTGTTACCTTCGAAATGGACTGA
- the tmcc2 gene encoding transmembrane and coiled-coil domains protein 2 — MLDKSEVATLGLPSTTSHGGSDSNISSDGAGAAAAGVAGAEGSGAGEPQRTRAALEHLQQKILKVTEQIRVEQEARDDNVAEYLKLAHNADKQQASRIKQVFEKKNQKSAQTIAHLHKKLEHYHKKLKEIEQNGPARQPKDVLRDMQQGLKDVGANVRAGISGFGGGVVEGVKGGVSALTHTAVVSKPREFASLIRNKFGSADNIAHLKDTLEDGVGGHSEDAPTPRALSGSATLVSSPKYGSDDECSSATSGSGVGSNSGGAGGGGGGLLGPTMGSPRLDGHHHHHHMPSSWDSLLEGLQEIKASQTHMEDAIEDMKGQLQSDYSYMTQCLQEERYRYERLEEQLNDLTELHQNEMTNLKQELASMEEKVAYQSYERARDIQEAVESCLTRITKLELQQQQQQVVQLEGVENANARALLGKLINVILALMAVLLVFVSTLANFITPLMKTRARVGATVLLALLLFVLWKQWDFVEPWLMN; from the exons ATG CTGGACAAGAGTGAGGTGGCAACTCTAGGCCTACCTTCGACCACCAGCCATGGCGGCTCTGACAGCAACATCAGTTCGGACGGAGCAGGGGCAGCGGCGGCTGGGGTGGCGGGAGCAGAGGGTTCAGGGGCCGGCGAGCCCCAGCGGACGCGCGCAGCCCTGGAGCACCTGCAGCAGAAGATCCTGAAGGTCACGGAGCAGATCCGCGTGGAGCAAGAGGCCCGGGACGACAATGTGGCGGAGTACCTGAAGTTGGCTCACAACGCGGACAAACAGCAGGCGTCCAGGATCAAACAGGTGTTCGAGAAGAAGAACCAGAAGTCTGCTCAGACCATCGCACACTTGCACAAGAAGCTAGAACACTATCACAAGAAGCTAAAGGAGATAGAGCAG AATGGACCGGCCCGGCAACCCAAGGATGTCCTGCGGGACATGCAGCAAGGACTGAAGGACGTGGGCGCCAACGTTCGTGCCGGGATAAGCGGCTTCGGCGGCGGAGTGGTCGAAGGGGTCAAGGGCGGCGTATCGGCCCTCACTCACACAGCCGTGGTCTCGAAGCCGAGAGAGTTCGCCAGTCTGATCAGAAACAAGTTCGGCAGCGCGGATAACATCGCCCACCTCAAGGACACGCTCGAGGACGGCGTCGGGGGCCACTCCGAGGACGCCCCCACGCCCCGAGCCCTGAGCGGAAGCGCCACTTTGGTGTCCAGCCCGAAGTACGGCAGCGACGACGAGTGCTCGAGCGCCACCTCCGGCTCCGGGGTGGGCAGTAACTCGGGTGGGGCtggcggaggaggagggggccTGCTAGGGCCGACGATGGGGAGCCCCCGACTGGACgggcaccaccaccaccatcacatGCCCAGCTCCTGGGACTCCCTGCTGGAGGGCCTGCAGGAGATCAAGGCCAGCCAAACGCACATGGAGGACGCCATCGAGGACATGAAGGGCCAGCTGCAGAGCGACTACTCCTACATGACGCAgtgtctgcaggaggagagatACAG GTACGAGAGACTCGAGGAGCAGCTGAATGACCTGACAGAGCTGCACCAGAACGAGATGACCAACCTGAAACAGGAGCTCGCCAGCATGGAGGAGAAGGTCGCCTACCAGTCCTACGAGAGGGCGCGGGACATCCAG GAAGCCGTGGAGTCGTGCTTGACCCGCATCACCAAGCtggagctccagcagcagcagcagcaggtcgtCCAGCTGGAGGGCGTGGAGAACGCCAACGCCCGGGCGCTCCTGGGCAAGCTCATCAACGTCATCCTGGCCCTCATGGCCGTGCTGCTGGTCTTCGTCTCCACGCTGGCCAACTTCATCACGCCGCTGATGAAGACGCGGGCGCGGGTCGGCGCCACCGTGCTGCTGGCCCTGCTCCTGTTCGTCCTGTGGAAGCAGTGGGACTTCGTGGAGCCGTGGTTGATGAACTGA
- the srsf3b gene encoding serine/arginine-rich splicing factor 3b translates to MHRECPLDCKVYVGNLGNNGNKTELERAFGYYGPLRSVWVARNPPGFAFVEFEDPRDATDAVRELDGRTLCGCRVRVELSNGEKRNRNRGAPPSWSRRIRDRDDYRRRSPPPRRRSPRRRSLSRSRSRSVSRDRRRERSLSRDRNHKPSRSFSRSRSRSRSNDRR, encoded by the exons ATGCATCGGGAATGCCCTCTGGACTGTAAGGTCTACGTTGGAAACTTAGGAAACAATGGCAACAAAACAGAGTTGGAGAGGGCGTTCGGCTACTACGGCCCCCTCCGCAGCGTGTGGGTGGCCCGGAACCCCCCAGGCTTCGCCTTCGTAGAGTTCGAAGACCCCCGGGATGCGACTGACGCAGTGCGAGAGCTCGACGGGAG GACGCTTTGTGGTTGCCGGGTGCGAGTGGAGCTCTCCAACGGCGAGAAACGTAACCGGAACCGTGGCGCTCCGCCCTCGTGGAGCAGGCGCATCCGAGACCGCGACGACTATCGGCGGCGCAGCCCTCCTCCCAGACGAAG ATCTCCACGCAGGCGGAGCCTGAGCCGCAGCCGAAGCAG GTCTGTTTCCAGagacagaaggagagagaggTCCCTCTCCCGGGACAGGAACCACAAGCCCTCCAGGTCCTTCTCCCGATCAAGGAG TCGCTCCAGATCCAACGACAGAAGGTAA
- the usp49 gene encoding ubiquitin carboxyl-terminal hydrolase 49, which yields MDRCKHVGRLRLSQDHSILNPQKWHCVECSTTDSVWACLKCSHVACGRFMEEHSLKHFQESQHPLAMEVRELDVFCFACGDYVLNDNAEGDLKLLRGALSTVRSPGRRSLRSSAGGDCTTWVGEGGPQPAMQLALRHRRKTLLRKMFQTWFGKHQELQNERKEKLEEARRQKKEVKRRLMEELVSVPPRKSARLLTQAPRSTITLIPRKFRDPPERLPPPPPPPRKPSILALPRKAPQNGRAAKLRRYYSTHAVTTRRRPAPGVTGLRNLGNTCYMNSILQVLSHLQKFRECFLTLDLCETEELLAKTNRSQAVKGMAGGVVSSGKTLLSEFPLERMGKAGCLNLPEGKKESVPPSPQAAELVQPKESRCSTRQQMSLCHELHTLFRVMWSGRWSLVSPFAMLHSVWNLIPAFRGYDQQDAQEFLCELLDKVQQELDTEGSRRRIVIPITKRKLSKQVLKVLNTIFHGQLLSQVTCLSCKHKSNTVEPFWDLSLEFPERYHSTNKGSGSTAYQRSCTLVEMLSKFTEMEALEGNIYACNHCNRRRRKSSHKPLVLSEARKQLLIYRLPQVLRLHLKRFRWSGRNHREKIGVHVAFDQVLNIKPYCCTDSGHSVHRGGYTYDLSAVVMHHGKGFGSGHYTAYCYNTEGGFWVHCNDSEMKVCSMEEVCNTQAYILFYTQRSA from the exons ATGGACCGCTGTAAGCACGTGGGACGCCTTCGCCTGAGCCAGGATCATTCCATACTCAATCCGCAGAAATGGCACTGCGTGGAGTGCAGCACCACGGATTCGGTGTGGGCCTGCCTCAAGTGCTCCCACGTGGCCTGTGGACGCTTCATGGAGGAGCACTCACTCAAACACTTTCAGGAGTCCCAGCACCCGCTGGCCATGGAGGTGCGGGAGCTGGACGTCTTCTGCTTTGCCTGCGGAGACTATGTGCTCAATGACAATGCAGAGGGAGACCTCAAGCTCCTCAGAGGGGCCCTCTCTACGGTTCGGAGCCCGGGCAGGCGCTCACTGCGCTCCTCGGCCGGCGGGGACTGCACCACCTGGGTCGGGGAAGGGGGGCCGCAGCCCGCCATGCAGCTGGCCCTGCGGCACAGACGGAAAACGCTGCTGAGGAAGATGTTTCAGACGTGGTTCGGCAAACACCAAGAGCTTCAAAATGAACGCAAAGAGAAACTGGAGGAAGCCAGGAGACAAAAGAAGGAGGTGAAAAGGAGGCTCATGGAGGAGCTTGTCAGTGTCCCTCCCAGAAAGAGTGCCAGGCTTCTCACTCAGGCGCCACGCTCAACCATCACACTCATTCCTCGCAAGTTTCGCGACCCACCAGAACGCctacctcctcctccccctccgccCAGGAAGCCTTCGATTCTCGCCCTGCCCCGCAAGGCTCCCCAGAACGGCAGAGCCGCTAAGCTGAGGCGGTACTACTCCACGCACGCCGTGACGACACGGCGGCGGCCCGCCCCGGGCGTCACCGGCCTGCGCAACCTGGGCAACACGTGCTACATGAACTCGATCCTGCAGGTGCTGAGCCACCTGCAGAAATTCAGGGAGTGTTTTCTCACTTTGGACCTGTGTGAGACCGAGGAGCTGCTGGCCAAAACCAACCGCTCCCAGGCGGTGAAGGGCATGGCAGGAGGGGTTGTCAGTAGTGGAAAAACGCTCCTGTCGGAGTTCCCGCTGGAACGGATGGGGAAGGCGGGCTGCTTGAATTTGCCCGAGGGCAAAAAGGAAAGCGTCCCGCCTTCCCCGCAGGCCGCAGAATTGGTCCAGCCCAAGGAGTCTCGGTGCTCCACTCGCCAGCAAATGTCTCTGTGCCACGAGCTGCATACGCTTTTCAGGGTCATGTGGTCAGGCCGGTGGTCCCTGGTCTCCCCCTTCGCCATGCTGCACTCCGTGTGGAACCTCATCCCGGCTTTCCGCGGCTACGACCAGCAGGACGCCCAGGAGTTCCTGTGTGAGCTGCTGGACAAGGTGCAGCAGGAGCTGGACACGGAGGGCTCCAGGCGGCGGATAGTCATCCCTATCACGAAGAGGAAGCTGTCCAAGCAAGTGCTGAAAGTTCTGAACACCATCTTTCACGGGCAGCTCCTCAGCCAG GTGACATGTCTGTCGTGTAAGCACAAGTCGAACACCGTGGAGCCGTTCTGGGATCTGTCCCTGGAGTTTCCGGAGCGGTACCACAGCACCAACAAAGGCTCGGGCTCCACGGCTTACCAGCGGAGCTGCACCCTGGTGGAGATGCTGTCCAAGTTTACAGAGATGGAGGCTCTGGAGGGCAACATCTACGCCTGCAACCACTGCAACA gaagaagaagaaaatcatcCCACAAACCCCTGGTTCTGTCAGAAGCCCGGAAGCAGCTTCTGATCTACCGTTTACCTCAGGTTCTTCGGCTGCACCTCAAACGGTTCAG GTGGTCGGGCCGGAACCACAGAGAGAAAATCGGCGTCCACGTGGCCTTCGACCAGGTTCTGAACATCAAGCCGTACTGCTGCACAGACTCAGGCCACTCCGTCCACAGAGGAGGCTACACCTACGACCTGTCGGCTGTGGTTATGCATCACGGGAAAGGCTTTGGCTCAGGGCACTACACCGCATACTGCTACAACACTGAAGGAG GCTTCTGGGTCCACTGTAATGACTCCGAGATGAAGGTTTGCAGCATGGAGGAGGTGTGCAACACTCAGGCCTACATCCTCTTCTACACCCAGAGGTCTGCTTAG
- the cdkn1a gene encoding cyclin-dependent kinase inhibitor 1 isoform X1 → MGNQIKFAEQCGVMAAARGRILRRPGSARRNLFGPVDREQLQEEYRAALRRDLEEASERWGFDFTAGRPRQGGRFQWERVPDARVPPLYRSWGQRAAGPGRLEPAESDKENTPGTPGLEDMERTPERGEDTGLKRKQTNITDFYQAKRRVVWLPRKSGE, encoded by the exons ATGGGAAACCAAATTAAGTTCGCTGAACAG tgcgGAGTGATGGCTGCAGCTCGCGGGCGGATCCTGAGGAGACCCGGGTCTGCCCGGCGGAACCTGTTCGGCCCCGTGGACCGGGAGCAGCTCCAGGAGGAGTACCGCGCCGCGCTGCGCAGAGACCTGGAGGAGGCGTCCGAACGCTGGGGCTTCGACTTCACCGCCGGCAGGCCCCGGCAGGGCGGCCGCTTCCAGTGGGAGCGCGTGCCGGACGCCCGCGTGCCGCCGCTCTACAGGTCCTGGGGTCAAAGGGCAGCGGGCCCGGGACGGCTGGAGCCGGCGGAGAGCGACAAGGAGAACACCCCGGGGACCCCGGGACTGGAAGACATGGAGAGGACGCCGGAGAGGGGAGAGGACACGGGCCTGAAGAGGAAACAGACGAACATCACAG ATTTCTACCAGGCTAAGAGGAGAGTCGTTTGGCTGCCGCGGAAGTCCGGCGAGTGA
- the bysl gene encoding bystin isoform X2, which translates to MPKVKRSKGGEKNGGGGSAAVPLADQILQADTIRARGRVKGSDSRAESEDMYVDERLSRKILQQARIQQEELQTEYGLAPEKKKAPVTVLGPDSQDADSDEEWPALGEAGAGDGDAECDAEVNVDPNDEKAIEMFMSKNPPLRRTLADIIMEKITEKQTEVGTVMSEVSGRPMPQLDPRIIEVYRGVSKVLSKYRSGKLPKAFKIIPALSNWEQVLYLTEPETWSAAAMYQATRIFSSNLKERMAQRFYNLVLLPRVRDDIAEYKRLNFHLYSALKKALFKPGAWFKGILIPLCESGTCTLREAIIIGSILTKCSIPVLHSSAAMLKLAEMEYNGANSIFLRLLLDKKYALPFRVLDALVAHFLSFRSEKRALPVLWHQSLLTLAQRYKADLASEQKAALLELLKIQTHPQVSAEIRRELQNSESRDIEIGLPVTFEMD; encoded by the exons ATGCCGAAAGTAAAAAGATCCAAAGGCGGAGAGAAGAACGGCGGCGGGGGATCAGCGGCAGTGCCGCTGGCCGACCAGATCCTCCAGGCGGACACGATCCGAGCCCGAGGCCGCGTGAAGGGCAGCGACAGCCGGGCAGAGAGCGAGGACATGTACGTAGACGAGCGCCTGTCAAGGAAAATCCTACAGCAGGCCAGGATCCAACAAGAGGAGCTGCAGACGGAGTATGGCCTGGCACCCGAGAAGAAGAAGGCGCCGGTTACTGTTCTGG GTCCGGACTCTCAGGACGCGGACTCAGATGAAGAATGGCCGGCCCTGGGAGAAGCAGGCGCTGGTGACGGCGATGCCGAGTGCGACGCCGAAGTCAACGTAGACCCCAACGACGAGAAGGCCATCGAGATGTTCATGAGTAAAAACCCTCCACTGAG GCGGACCTTAGCTGACATCATCATGGAGAAGATCACGGAGAAGCAGACCGAAGTAGGAACGGTGATGTCGGAGGTGTCGGGGCGCCCGATGCCCCAGCTGGACCCGAGAATAATCGAGGTGTACAGAGGTGTCAGTAAG gttttgtcGAAGTATCGCAGCGGTAAACTGCCAAAGGCCTTTAAAATAATCCCAGCACTTTCAAACTGGGAGCAGGTTTTGTATTTGACGGAGCCTGAAACCTGGTCTGCGGCCGCCATGTACCAGGCGACGAG AATCTTCTCCTCTAATCTGAAGGAGCGAATGGCTCAGAGGTTTTACAACCTGGTGCTGCTGCCCCGAGTGCGGGACGACATCGCAGAGTACAAGCGGCTAAACTTTCACCTCTACAGCGCCCTGAAGAAGGCCTTGTTCAAACCAGGAGCCTGGTTTAAAG GCATCCTGATTCCGTTATGCGAGTCTGGAACGTGCACCCTGAGGGAAGCCATCATCATCGGGAGCATACTCACTAAATGCTCCATCCCAGTGCTGCACTCTAG CGCGGCGATGCTGAAGTTGGCAGAGATGGAGTACAATGGCGCCAACAGCATCTTCCTGCGCCTCTTGCTGGACAAGAAGTACGCCTTGCCTTTCCGTGTCCTGGACGCCCTGGTGGCTCACTTCCTGTCCTTCCGCAGCGAAAAGCGCGCCCTTCCTGTGCTGTGGCACCAGAGCCTGCTCACCCTGGCCCAGCGCTACAAGGCCGACCTGGCCTCCGAGCAGAAGGCAGcgctgctggagctgctcaAGATACAAACGCACCCTCAGGTTTCAGCGGAGATCCGCAGAGAGCTGCAGAACTCCGAGTCACGAGATATTGAAATCGGGCTCCCTGTTACCTTCGAAATGGACTGA
- the cdkn1a gene encoding cyclin-dependent kinase inhibitor 1 isoform X2: protein MAAARGRILRRPGSARRNLFGPVDREQLQEEYRAALRRDLEEASERWGFDFTAGRPRQGGRFQWERVPDARVPPLYRSWGQRAAGPGRLEPAESDKENTPGTPGLEDMERTPERGEDTGLKRKQTNITDFYQAKRRVVWLPRKSGE, encoded by the exons ATGGCTGCAGCTCGCGGGCGGATCCTGAGGAGACCCGGGTCTGCCCGGCGGAACCTGTTCGGCCCCGTGGACCGGGAGCAGCTCCAGGAGGAGTACCGCGCCGCGCTGCGCAGAGACCTGGAGGAGGCGTCCGAACGCTGGGGCTTCGACTTCACCGCCGGCAGGCCCCGGCAGGGCGGCCGCTTCCAGTGGGAGCGCGTGCCGGACGCCCGCGTGCCGCCGCTCTACAGGTCCTGGGGTCAAAGGGCAGCGGGCCCGGGACGGCTGGAGCCGGCGGAGAGCGACAAGGAGAACACCCCGGGGACCCCGGGACTGGAAGACATGGAGAGGACGCCGGAGAGGGGAGAGGACACGGGCCTGAAGAGGAAACAGACGAACATCACAG ATTTCTACCAGGCTAAGAGGAGAGTCGTTTGGCTGCCGCGGAAGTCCGGCGAGTGA
- the med20 gene encoding mediator of RNA polymerase II transcription subunit 20, with the protein MGVTCVCQVPVADGKSVQQTVDILHKKLEQLGAVKQGSFCVDCETYQSTGNAGGQSSKLLYVMHNSEFPLSCLALFEGGPCLTADANFDVLMVKLKSHFQNAKGHKVECRGSRYRYCDFLIKVGTVAMSSSVRGISVEVEYCPCVVPGDCWNLMKEFMQSFLGSNVPELPTVFAAKPEGLFAPADCVDTMTQYLELFNKLRKLQITGSSVR; encoded by the exons ATGGGGGTTACTTG CGTGTGCCAGGTGCCCGTGGCGGACGGGAAGAGCGTGCAGCAGACGGTGGACATCCTGCACAAAAAGCTGGAGCAGCTGGGAGCCGTGAAGCAGGGCAGCTTCTGCGTGGACTGCGAGACGTACCAGTCCACAGGAAATGCCGGCG gtcaGTCCTCTAAGCTCCTGTATGTGATGCACAACTCGGAGTTCCCCCTCAGCTGCTTGGCTCTGTTTGAAGGAGGGCCCTGTCTGACCGCGGACGCCAACTTCGACGTCCTCATGGTGAAGCTGAAGAGCCACTTCCAGAACGCCAAGGGCCACAAGGTGGAGTGTCGGGGCTCGAGGTACCGCTACTGCGACTTCCTGATCAAAGTGGGCACGGTCGCGATGAGCTCCAGCGTCCGAGGGATCTCGGTGGAG GTGGAATACTGTCCCTGCGTGGTCCCAGGGGACTGCTGGAACCTGATGAAGGAGTTCATGCAGTCTTTCCTTGGCAGCAACGTCCCCGAACTCCCGACTGTGTTCGCTGCCAAACCTGAGGGTCTGTTTGCGCCGGCGGACTGCGTCGACACCATGACTCAGTACCTGGAGCTGTTCAACAAGCTTCGGAAGCTGCAAATCACCGGAAGCAGTGTGCGTTGA